One window of the Sulfitobacter alexandrii genome contains the following:
- a CDS encoding glutamine-synthetase adenylyltransferase, producing the protein MTSTLEARVTRCPRPHDRGLVKDMEALTGDLPPAVRDLAVGAGASAPYLAGLLEKERDWLAAAVADPEAHVQAVIRGAGDLSPEALSDGLRQGKRRIALMAALADLGGAWSLEEVTGALTDYADAACAAALRAGLVAQVRRNKLPGVTLDDLDDAGGMVVLAMGKMGARELNYSSDIDLICLFDETRFDPEVFHEARSAFVRATRAMAATLGDLTGQGYVFRTDLRLRPDPSVTPVCLGMEAAERYYESLGRTWERAAYIKARPCAGDIAAGARFLDDLRPFVWRRHLDFAAIQDAHDMRLAIREHKGLGGPITLPGHNMKLGRGGIREIEFFTQTRQLIAGGRDPDLRTRGTCAGLRVLAEKDWVPADVAEVLTDHYRAHRTVEHRLQMVRDAQTHDLPGTDEGFERLAAMMDMDVEVLQADLHRRLSAVHELTEGFFAASRQGAEKPAAPHTFDAAVLDRWPSYPALRTVRGAEIFERLKPELLKRLADAAKPDEALLAFDGFLSRLPAGVQLFSLLRANPQLADLLIDVVSTSPALAAHLSRNAQVLDAVLGGDFFSAWPGREALAAGLREVLEREPDYEARLDETRRWAREWHFRIGVHLLRGLTDARTAGRQYADLAQTVLACLWPVVVDQFARRYGPPPGRGAVILGMGSLGAGRLTATSDLDLLVIYDAQGAESSEGPKPLASRSYYARLTQAMVTAMTAPMSQGKLYEIDMRLRPSGNQGPVATSLAAFESYQREQAWVWEHLALTRAEVVAGPEALADAVHELRDTVLARPADRAKVLSEVADMRQRIAQAKAPAGPWDAKIGPGRLQDIELLAQAGALLAGQTARDIPQAFEAAAGVGLVTAEESEMLKRTYARCWALQCAGRLLSAEPLVENTLGQAGAAFLARALDAEDLGGLEATLERGHAEAAAIIERALRATKEARDG; encoded by the coding sequence ATGACAAGCACGCTCGAAGCCCGTGTCACCCGCTGTCCGCGTCCCCACGATCGGGGGCTCGTGAAGGACATGGAGGCGTTGACTGGCGATCTGCCCCCGGCGGTCCGTGATCTGGCGGTCGGGGCCGGTGCATCGGCACCCTATCTTGCCGGCCTGCTGGAAAAGGAACGCGACTGGCTCGCGGCGGCGGTCGCCGATCCCGAAGCCCACGTGCAGGCCGTGATCCGCGGGGCGGGGGACCTTTCACCCGAGGCGCTGTCGGACGGGTTGCGTCAGGGCAAGCGCAGGATCGCGCTGATGGCGGCACTGGCCGACCTGGGCGGGGCCTGGTCGCTCGAGGAGGTCACGGGCGCGCTGACCGACTACGCCGACGCCGCCTGTGCGGCCGCCCTGCGTGCCGGGCTGGTGGCGCAGGTGCGCCGAAACAAGCTTCCCGGTGTCACCCTCGACGACCTTGACGACGCGGGCGGCATGGTGGTGCTGGCCATGGGCAAGATGGGCGCGCGGGAGCTGAACTATTCCTCCGATATCGACCTGATCTGCCTGTTCGACGAGACACGTTTCGATCCGGAGGTTTTTCACGAGGCCCGCAGCGCCTTTGTGCGCGCGACACGGGCCATGGCCGCGACCCTGGGCGACCTGACCGGGCAGGGTTACGTGTTCCGCACCGATCTGCGGCTGCGGCCCGATCCTTCGGTGACGCCGGTCTGCCTCGGGATGGAGGCGGCGGAACGCTATTACGAATCCCTTGGCCGCACCTGGGAACGGGCCGCCTACATCAAGGCGCGGCCCTGCGCCGGTGACATCGCGGCGGGCGCGCGGTTTCTCGACGATCTGCGGCCCTTCGTCTGGCGCAGACACCTCGACTTCGCCGCCATTCAGGACGCGCACGACATGCGGCTGGCCATCCGCGAGCACAAGGGACTGGGCGGGCCGATCACCCTGCCGGGTCACAACATGAAGCTCGGCCGGGGCGGCATCCGCGAGATCGAGTTCTTCACCCAGACCCGCCAGCTGATCGCGGGGGGGCGCGACCCGGACCTGCGCACGCGCGGCACCTGCGCGGGGCTGCGCGTGCTGGCGGAAAAGGACTGGGTGCCGGCGGACGTGGCCGAGGTGCTGACGGATCACTACCGGGCCCACCGGACGGTGGAGCATCGCCTGCAGATGGTGCGGGATGCCCAGACCCACGACCTGCCGGGCACGGACGAGGGGTTCGAGCGGCTGGCGGCGATGATGGACATGGACGTCGAGGTACTGCAGGCGGATCTGCACCGGCGTCTCAGCGCGGTGCACGAACTGACCGAAGGGTTCTTTGCCGCCTCCCGGCAGGGTGCGGAAAAACCGGCAGCGCCGCACACGTTCGACGCCGCGGTCCTCGACCGTTGGCCGAGCTATCCGGCGCTGCGCACGGTGAGGGGGGCGGAAATCTTCGAACGGCTCAAGCCGGAACTTCTCAAGCGGCTGGCGGATGCGGCCAAGCCTGACGAAGCCCTGCTGGCCTTCGACGGGTTTCTGTCGCGCCTGCCGGCCGGGGTGCAGCTGTTCTCCCTGCTCAGGGCCAATCCGCAGCTCGCGGACCTGCTGATCGACGTGGTGAGCACGTCGCCCGCGCTGGCGGCGCACCTGTCACGCAACGCGCAGGTGCTGGACGCCGTGCTCGGCGGCGATTTCTTCAGCGCCTGGCCCGGTCGCGAGGCGCTGGCCGCGGGACTGCGCGAGGTTCTCGAACGGGAGCCGGACTACGAGGCCCGCCTTGACGAAACCCGACGCTGGGCGCGCGAATGGCATTTCCGCATCGGGGTCCACCTGTTGCGGGGCCTGACGGACGCGCGCACCGCCGGTCGTCAGTATGCCGACCTTGCGCAGACGGTGCTGGCCTGCCTCTGGCCCGTTGTCGTCGACCAGTTCGCGCGCCGGTACGGGCCGCCGCCGGGCAGGGGGGCGGTGATCCTCGGCATGGGGTCGCTGGGGGCGGGGCGGCTGACGGCGACATCGGACCTCGATCTGCTGGTGATCTACGACGCGCAGGGCGCGGAAAGCTCGGAGGGTCCGAAGCCCCTGGCCTCGCGCAGCTATTACGCCCGGCTGACACAGGCGATGGTCACCGCGATGACGGCCCCGATGTCGCAGGGCAAGCTTTACGAGATCGACATGCGGCTCCGACCCTCGGGCAACCAGGGGCCGGTCGCGACGTCGCTTGCCGCCTTTGAAAGTTACCAGCGCGAACAGGCCTGGGTCTGGGAACATCTGGCGCTGACGCGGGCCGAGGTCGTCGCCGGACCGGAGGCCCTGGCCGATGCCGTCCACGAGCTGCGCGACACGGTGCTGGCCCGTCCCGCGGACCGCGCCAAGGTGCTGTCGGAAGTGGCGGACATGCGGCAGCGCATCGCGCAGGCGAAGGCCCCGGCGGGGCCTTGGGACGCCAAGATCGGGCCGGGGCGGCTGCAGGATATCGAGCTGCTGGCCCAGGCGGGCGCGTTGCTGGCCGGCCAGACCGCAAGGGATATTCCGCAGGCCTTCGAGGCCGCCGCCGGCGTCGGTCTGGTGACGGCAGAGGAAAGCGAAATGCTGAAGCGGACCTACGCGCGCTGCTGGGCGTTGCAATGCGCGGGCCGGCTCCTGTCGGCCGAACCCCTTGTCGAAAACACGCTGGGGCAGGCGGGGGCGGCCTTCCTTGCCCGCGCGCTGGACGCGGAGGATCTCGGCGGTCTCGAAGCGACCCTGGAGCGCGGCCATGCCGAGGCGGCGGCGATCATCGAGCGCGCGTTGCGGGCCACGAAGGAAGCGAGGGACGGATGA
- a CDS encoding S24 family peptidase: MTHRRIDFSAIVTSRLAELEQNAYAIENKYGLPADAIRNVSRGDKNAGPRLKRVEEICDALGLEIYIGPPRPDLAEAQKVGADFARIPRYDARLAAGPGALNSEELPSSSLAFRTDWLARIGVNPRHCCIVGVTGDSMEPTLYDGDLVMIDRKVQSWRTNRLFAFVNADGDAQVKRVRVLDTAIVLQSDNRDVDPVVVSGRDADQLTIIGQVVWAGHDFER, encoded by the coding sequence ATGACGCATCGCCGAATTGACTTCTCCGCCATTGTGACCAGTCGCCTTGCAGAGCTGGAACAGAATGCGTATGCCATTGAAAATAAATACGGTCTTCCTGCCGACGCCATTCGGAACGTCAGCAGAGGCGACAAGAACGCCGGGCCACGCCTCAAACGTGTCGAAGAGATTTGTGATGCGTTGGGCCTCGAAATTTACATTGGCCCGCCTAGACCTGACCTCGCAGAGGCCCAGAAGGTGGGGGCGGATTTTGCGCGAATTCCGAGATACGATGCGCGACTAGCGGCCGGACCAGGAGCGCTGAATAGCGAGGAACTTCCCAGTTCGTCACTCGCTTTCCGCACGGACTGGCTTGCGCGGATAGGTGTGAACCCGCGGCACTGCTGTATCGTAGGTGTTACCGGCGACAGCATGGAGCCGACGCTGTACGACGGCGATCTCGTCATGATCGACCGCAAGGTGCAGAGCTGGCGCACGAACCGTCTCTTCGCCTTCGTCAACGCCGACGGCGACGCCCAGGTCAAACGCGTCCGCGTCCTGGATACCGCCATCGTGCTTCAGTCAGATAACCGGGACGTTGATCCGGTGGTGGTGTCAGGCCGCGACGCGGATCAATTGACAATCATCGGCCAGGTTGTCTGGGCCGGTCATGACTTTGAGCGGTAA
- a CDS encoding RSP_2647 family RNA methyltransferase: MTAPLTPSRPIDGGSESELPAVRLMPKANARAIRHGFPWVYANELVTDRRTRKLTPGALALLEDAERQPMGLVSVNTNSKIIARMLDRDPAAVIDQAWFERHIRRALRLRERLYDAPFYRLVHAEADGLPGVVIDRFDDTCVVQPNAAWAEALIEPLCAALVAVTGATNVLKNAGGRTRALEGLDDVNAVLAGAAPEKPVPVRMNGATYLADVTGGQKTGIFYDQRPNHAFAANLSRGARVLDVFAHVGGFSLAALASGASSALAVDGSGPALELAQGGAEAAGVADRFATRQGDAFDVLAALRAEGAEFDVVICDPPAFAPARPALEAGLRAYERVARLAAPLVAEGGILGLCSCSHAADLAQFRVASVRGIGRAGRHGVLLHTGFAGADHPQLPQLAESGYLKSLFFRL; this comes from the coding sequence ATGACAGCGCCTCTCACCCCCTCCCGCCCGATCGACGGTGGCTCCGAAAGCGAGCTGCCGGCCGTCCGGCTCATGCCGAAGGCGAACGCCCGCGCGATCCGCCACGGGTTTCCCTGGGTCTATGCCAACGAACTGGTCACCGATCGACGTACGCGCAAGCTGACCCCCGGCGCGCTCGCACTGCTCGAAGATGCCGAGCGTCAGCCGATGGGCCTCGTATCGGTCAATACGAATTCCAAGATCATCGCGCGCATGCTGGACCGCGACCCGGCGGCGGTGATCGATCAGGCCTGGTTCGAGCGGCACATCCGCCGGGCCTTGCGCCTGCGCGAGCGCCTGTACGACGCACCGTTCTATCGCCTTGTCCACGCCGAGGCCGATGGCCTGCCCGGCGTGGTGATCGACCGCTTCGATGACACCTGCGTGGTGCAACCCAACGCGGCCTGGGCTGAGGCGCTGATCGAACCGCTTTGCGCCGCGCTGGTGGCGGTCACGGGCGCGACCAATGTGCTGAAGAACGCCGGCGGGCGCACCCGCGCCCTCGAGGGGCTCGACGACGTGAACGCGGTGCTCGCCGGCGCCGCGCCGGAGAAGCCCGTTCCGGTCCGGATGAACGGGGCGACCTACCTCGCCGATGTGACCGGGGGCCAGAAGACCGGGATCTTCTATGACCAGCGCCCGAACCACGCTTTCGCAGCCAACCTGTCGCGGGGCGCGCGGGTGCTCGACGTCTTTGCGCATGTCGGGGGGTTCTCGCTCGCCGCGCTGGCCAGCGGCGCCTCGAGCGCGCTGGCGGTGGATGGCTCGGGCCCCGCTCTGGAACTGGCGCAGGGTGGCGCGGAGGCGGCGGGCGTCGCCGACCGCTTTGCCACGCGGCAGGGGGATGCCTTTGACGTGCTTGCGGCGCTGCGGGCGGAAGGGGCTGAATTCGACGTGGTGATCTGCGATCCGCCGGCCTTTGCCCCCGCGCGCCCGGCGCTGGAGGCGGGTCTGCGCGCTTACGAGCGTGTGGCGCGCCTCGCAGCCCCCCTTGTCGCCGAAGGCGGCATTCTGGGGTTGTGCTCCTGTTCGCACGCGGCGGACCTTGCCCAGTTCCGGGTGGCCAGCGTGCGTGGCATCGGGCGCGCCGGGCGGCATGGGGTGCTCCTGCACACGGGCTTTGCCGGCGCGGACCATCCGCAACTGCCGCAGCTGGCGGAAAGCGGTTACTTGAAGTCCCTGTTCTTCCGCCTTTGA
- a CDS encoding OsmC family protein — protein sequence MAIKKSGSAKWSGDLKTGKGHVSTETGVLNDQPYGFNTRFEDGNGTNPEELIGAAHASCFSMALSMILGEHDLVADSIETKATVHLEQKDGGFHVPKVHLDVTASIPGASEEQFAEAAKTAKENCPISKLLTAEITMDAKLK from the coding sequence ATGGCGATCAAGAAATCAGGCTCCGCGAAATGGTCCGGCGATCTGAAAACGGGCAAAGGCCACGTCTCGACCGAAACGGGGGTTCTGAATGACCAGCCCTACGGCTTCAACACGCGATTCGAGGACGGCAACGGCACCAACCCCGAGGAACTGATCGGGGCTGCACATGCGTCCTGCTTTTCGATGGCCCTGTCGATGATTTTGGGCGAACACGATCTGGTTGCCGATAGCATTGAGACCAAGGCGACTGTCCATCTGGAGCAGAAGGACGGCGGGTTCCATGTGCCGAAAGTGCATCTGGACGTCACCGCCTCCATCCCCGGCGCGTCCGAGGAACAATTTGCCGAAGCCGCGAAAACGGCCAAGGAAAACTGCCCGATTTCCAAGCTGCTGACAGCGGAAATCACCATGGACGCCAAGCTGAAATGA
- a CDS encoding RSP_2648 family PIN domain-containing protein encodes MRVLIDTCVLYPTVMREMVLGVAAQGLFEPVWSARILEEWARAAVKLGADGEVQARAEIALLRRDWPAAERAAAPGIEARLWLPDPDDLHVLAVAVDSSADAIMTLNAKDFPKGTLAEEGLDRIDPDQYLTALWVDHPTKVTTVADHVLNTARALSGHPWDMRALLKKARLPRLAKALTR; translated from the coding sequence ATGCGTGTCCTGATCGACACCTGCGTCCTCTATCCGACGGTCATGCGTGAAATGGTGTTGGGCGTCGCCGCGCAGGGGCTTTTCGAGCCTGTCTGGTCCGCGCGCATTCTCGAGGAATGGGCCCGCGCGGCGGTCAAGCTGGGGGCGGACGGCGAAGTGCAGGCCCGCGCGGAAATCGCGCTGCTGCGCCGCGACTGGCCCGCGGCGGAACGTGCTGCCGCGCCGGGGATCGAGGCGCGGCTCTGGCTGCCGGATCCGGACGACCTCCACGTGCTGGCGGTGGCCGTCGATTCCAGCGCGGATGCCATCATGACGCTGAACGCCAAGGATTTCCCCAAGGGGACACTGGCCGAGGAAGGGTTGGACCGGATCGACCCGGACCAGTACCTGACCGCGCTTTGGGTGGATCATCCGACAAAGGTTACCACTGTGGCCGATCACGTCCTGAACACCGCGCGGGCGCTGTCGGGTCACCCATGGGACATGCGTGCCCTTCTGAAAAAGGCCCGTCTGCCGCGTCTGGCGAAGGCGCTGACGCGATAG
- a CDS encoding YetF domain-containing protein, which produces MAALFGFQAILSRLRQGHAGVRSLMDNSPLLIMRGETILDDNLRHAKMTRADLYAKLREANVLRLDEVRVAVLEQTGDVSVLHGKREVEVCLLEGVRDRP; this is translated from the coding sequence TTGGCGGCGCTGTTCGGGTTTCAGGCCATCCTGTCGCGGCTTCGACAGGGTCACGCGGGGGTGCGCAGCCTGATGGACAACAGCCCGCTGCTGATCATGCGGGGCGAAACGATACTGGACGACAACCTGCGCCACGCAAAGATGACGCGGGCAGACCTCTACGCCAAATTGCGCGAGGCGAATGTGCTGAGACTGGACGAGGTGCGCGTCGCGGTGCTGGAGCAGACCGGCGACGTATCCGTCCTCCACGGCAAGCGCGAGGTGGAGGTTTGCCTGCTGGAGGGGGTGCGGGACCGCCCCTGA
- a CDS encoding cytochrome P450 has translation MTDAPHFSIDPAAFAADPYPALARMRREAPIAFVPELGATLLTRRDDIHRQEKRIEVFSSHQPDGLMSVLMGENMMRKDGDAHQAERRALFPALSPRTVAQHWRSVFEAAANDILDDLAPLGACDLVTDYAMPVSAAALIAITGLSGMTRAEMDRVSQHMIDGCANYLGDPEVEARCHAATALIDSHIDRSFDMPPPKSALAVQRAAGLPMQSLRANIKLVISGGQNEPRDAIAGIAWALLTHPDQLALIRRGENTWQDAFAEYARWISPIGMSPRIVARADSVGGVRFDPGDRVFLMFSSAGRDEAHFDRPDAFDVTRDTGAAIPFGAGPHFCAGAAAARCLIAEVALPLLFDRLPGLRLDGPVPFKGWAFRGPTSMPVAW, from the coding sequence ATGACAGACGCGCCGCATTTTTCCATCGATCCCGCCGCCTTTGCGGCTGATCCATATCCCGCCCTCGCCCGGATGCGGCGGGAGGCGCCGATTGCCTTCGTTCCGGAACTCGGGGCGACCCTGCTGACCCGCCGGGACGACATCCACCGACAGGAAAAGCGGATCGAGGTGTTTTCCTCGCATCAGCCGGACGGGCTGATGTCCGTTCTCATGGGCGAGAACATGATGCGCAAGGATGGCGATGCGCATCAGGCGGAGCGACGTGCGCTGTTTCCGGCCCTCAGCCCCCGGACCGTGGCCCAGCACTGGAGATCCGTGTTCGAGGCAGCCGCAAACGACATTCTGGACGATCTCGCCCCGCTCGGCGCCTGCGATCTGGTCACGGACTACGCGATGCCGGTTTCCGCCGCTGCCCTCATCGCGATCACGGGCCTGTCCGGGATGACCCGTGCCGAGATGGATCGCGTCAGCCAGCACATGATCGACGGCTGCGCCAACTATCTTGGCGACCCGGAGGTGGAGGCGCGCTGCCACGCCGCGACCGCCCTCATCGACAGCCATATCGACCGCAGCTTCGACATGCCGCCCCCGAAAAGCGCGCTCGCGGTGCAGCGGGCGGCGGGCCTGCCGATGCAAAGCCTTCGTGCGAACATCAAGCTGGTGATCTCCGGCGGTCAGAACGAACCGCGCGACGCCATTGCCGGGATCGCCTGGGCGTTGCTGACGCACCCGGACCAGTTGGCGCTTATCCGGCGCGGGGAAAACACGTGGCAGGACGCTTTCGCCGAATATGCCCGCTGGATCAGCCCGATCGGCATGTCGCCACGCATCGTGGCCCGGGCCGACAGCGTCGGCGGGGTGCGTTTCGATCCGGGCGACCGCGTGTTCCTGATGTTCTCTTCCGCCGGACGGGACGAGGCGCATTTCGACCGCCCCGACGCCTTCGACGTGACCCGCGATACCGGGGCCGCAATCCCGTTCGGTGCGGGGCCGCATTTCTGCGCGGGGGCCGCCGCCGCGCGCTGTCTCATCGCGGAAGTCGCGCTGCCGCTCCTGTTCGACAGGCTGCCGGGCCTTCGGCTGGACGGCCCCGTCCCGTTCAAGGGTTGGGCGTTCCGCGGCCCGACCAGCATGCCCGTCGCGTGGTGA
- a CDS encoding DUF6778 family protein has translation MKSLKLSAAIGIAALLSACGSMPDIASRNAPFEATAPSVTQPAGPVAQTAPLPQSFHVSRINVRVPENLSVSEANLYYPQADIVWRGDPLGDRRAQVREIFETALSLGTADLGGATDVVLDVEVTRFHSVTEKTRYSVGGVHNMEFNLTLLSAETGQPLGPTRAVETNLKAFGGQKAIDADRQGQTQKVRVTGHLAQVIRQELARPADAPAPKRRLSLFRS, from the coding sequence ATGAAGTCACTTAAACTAAGCGCCGCGATCGGCATCGCCGCCCTGTTGTCCGCCTGCGGGTCGATGCCCGACATCGCCAGCCGGAATGCCCCGTTCGAGGCTACCGCGCCCTCCGTCACGCAGCCCGCCGGCCCGGTCGCGCAGACCGCGCCGCTGCCGCAATCGTTCCACGTGTCCCGGATCAACGTCCGGGTTCCCGAAAACCTCTCGGTTTCCGAAGCGAACCTCTATTATCCGCAGGCCGACATCGTCTGGCGGGGCGACCCCCTGGGCGACCGTCGCGCCCAGGTGCGCGAGATCTTCGAGACAGCGCTGTCGCTGGGGACGGCAGACCTCGGCGGCGCGACCGACGTCGTGCTCGACGTGGAGGTGACGCGCTTTCATTCCGTCACCGAAAAGACCCGCTACAGCGTCGGCGGCGTGCACAACATGGAATTCAACCTCACACTCCTGTCCGCCGAAACCGGCCAGCCGCTGGGCCCGACCCGCGCGGTGGAGACCAACCTGAAGGCCTTCGGCGGCCAGAAGGCGATTGACGCCGACCGGCAGGGGCAGACCCAGAAGGTCCGCGTCACCGGGCATCTTGCCCAGGTCATCCGGCAGGAACTGGCCCGACCCGCCGACGCGCCCGCGCCGAAACGCCGCCTGTCGCTGTTCCGCTCCTAA
- a CDS encoding helix-turn-helix domain-containing protein, with product MHHGKLSTSPRLRRALRALQHAKGELSTRDLAEQADICAVNSTIAELRANGAEITCRQEVKDGQRRFYYTLTKSPETKT from the coding sequence ATGCACCACGGGAAGCTCAGTACCAGCCCCCGCTTGCGCCGCGCCCTTCGCGCCTTGCAGCATGCCAAGGGCGAACTCAGCACCCGTGACCTCGCCGAGCAGGCCGACATCTGCGCGGTCAATTCCACGATCGCCGAATTGCGCGCCAACGGCGCGGAAATCACCTGCCGCCAGGAGGTCAAGGATGGCCAGCGGCGGTTCTACTACACACTGACCAAATCACCGGAGACGAAGACCTGA
- a CDS encoding M48 family metalloprotease encodes MIRVLPILLAILYALAMYRFSTWRTARELDAKSTRLADPALKAVCDRLARALDLPQIKVHIYEIDPVNGLAAPDGRIFITRGFYNKFRSGEVTAEELGSVIAHELGHVALGHARRRMIDFSGQNAIRAALAMVLGRFIPFVGVWIANMITTLLAARLSRGDEYEADAYAAALLTKAGIGVGPQISLFRKLEALTQSNHGSSPAWLLSHPKTDERVAALQRLEARWNG; translated from the coding sequence ATGATCCGTGTTCTCCCGATCCTCCTTGCCATCCTCTACGCGCTGGCGATGTACCGCTTTTCAACCTGGCGCACCGCGCGGGAGCTGGACGCGAAATCCACGCGGCTGGCGGACCCCGCGCTGAAGGCGGTCTGCGACAGGCTGGCGCGGGCGCTGGACCTGCCACAGATCAAGGTGCACATCTACGAGATCGATCCCGTCAACGGGCTGGCGGCCCCGGACGGGCGCATCTTCATCACGCGGGGGTTCTACAACAAGTTCCGCTCGGGCGAGGTGACGGCCGAGGAACTGGGCTCCGTCATCGCGCACGAACTGGGCCATGTCGCATTGGGCCACGCGCGGCGCAGGATGATCGACTTTTCCGGTCAGAACGCCATCCGCGCCGCGCTGGCGATGGTCCTTGGGCGGTTCATCCCCTTCGTCGGGGTCTGGATCGCCAACATGATCACCACCCTGCTGGCGGCGCGGCTGTCGCGGGGCGACGAATACGAGGCCGACGCCTATGCCGCCGCCCTTTTGACCAAGGCGGGGATCGGCGTGGGGCCTCAGATATCGCTGTTCCGCAAGCTCGAAGCCTTGACGCAAAGCAACCATGGATCCTCCCCGGCATGGCTTCTGAGCCACCCGAAAACGGATGAGCGGGTCGCCGCGCTGCAAAGGCTGGAAGCCCGCTGGAACGGCTGA